Proteins co-encoded in one Arachis stenosperma cultivar V10309 chromosome 7, arast.V10309.gnm1.PFL2, whole genome shotgun sequence genomic window:
- the LOC130941290 gene encoding probable anion transporter 4, chloroplastic, which produces MSLFFAPALGGAAALKAIPSPQKNHRTRTSDQLYLLSSQIHWLNASPSSLRPLRSVQQRLRVRVSSNDAHFNSIPDKNEPYNQKRQQQQQQLEPSFTEFITSERVKVVAMLALALALCNADRVVMSVAIVPLSLANGWSRAFAGVVQSSFLWGYFASPIAGGMLVDHYGGKVVMAWGVALWSLATFLTPFAAENSLLALLAVRALLGIAEGVALPSMNNMVARWFPQTERARAVGISMAGFQLGCALGLSLSPILMSQGGIFGPFVIFGLSGFLWVLVWLSATSSTPDQSPQISQYELEYILNKRQNSVAVETAKTRKVKVIPPFRRLFSKMPTWSLIVANSMHSWGFFIVLSWMPIYFNSVYHVDLRHAAWFSAVPWAVMAIMNYMSGLLSDMMIQSGTSVTLTRKIMQTIGFVGPGVCLIGLATAKNPSVGAAWLTVAFGLKSFSHSGFLVNLQEIAPKYSGVLHGISNTAATLAAIIGTVGAGYFVELVGSFPGFLWLTSLLYFLSALFYYLFSTAERVNFDDPVS; this is translated from the exons ATGTCCCTTTTCTTCGCCCCCGCTCTCGGAGGAGCAGCCGCCTTAAAAGCCATTCCTTCGCCGCAAAAGAACCACCGTACCAGAACCTCCGATCAGCTCTACCTCCTCTCTTCGCAAATTCACTGGCTCAATGCCTCCCCTTCTTCTCTTCGTCCTCTTCGCTCCGTTCAACAACGCCTTCGAGTTCGGGTTTCTTCAAACGACGCTCACTTCAACTCCATTCCCGACAAGAACGAACCGTACAACCAGAAACgacagcagcagcagcagcaactGGAACCGAGTTTTACAGAGTTCATCACTTCGGAGAGGGTGAAAGTGGTGGCGATGCTTGCTCTCGCTCTTGCTCTGTGTAACGCCGATCGCGTCGTCATGTCAGTCGCCATCGTGCCGTTGTCCCTCGCCAATGGCTGGAGCCGCGCTTTTGCCGGTGTCGTTCAG TCGTCTTTTCTCTGGGGTTATTTCGCTTCACCTATAGCTGGAGGTATGTTGGTTGATCACTATGGCGGCAAGGTGGTCATGGCTTGGGGAGTGGCACTGTGGTCGCTGGCTACTTTTCTTACTCCCTTTGCTGCGGAGAACTCGCTTTTGGCACTGCTTGCTGTTCGTGCTTTGCTCGGCATAGCTGAAGGAGTTGCTCTTCCTTCCATGAATAACATGGTGGCCAG ATGGTTTCCTCAAACTGAACGCGCAAGGGCTGTTGGAATTTCAATGGCTGGGTTTCAGCTTGGATGCGCATTAGGGCTCTCACTTTCTCCAATCCTTATGTCACAAGGTGGTATATTTGGTCCATTTGTGATTTTTGGCTTGTCTGGGTTTCTTTGGGTCTTGGTATGGTTATCTGCAACGTCCAGCACTCCTGACCAAAGTCCTCAGATATCACAATATGAATTGGAGTATATATTGAATAAAAGGCAAAATTCTGTTGCCGTTGAGACAGCAAAAACCAGGAAAGTTAAAGTGATCCCTCCTTTCAGGCGCTTGTTTTCTAAGATGCCAACATGGTCTCTAATTGTTGCAAATTCCATGCATAGCTGG GggttttttattgttctttctTGGATGCCCATATACTTCAACTCG GTATATCACGTGGATCTCAGGCATGCAGCATGGTTCAGTGCTGTTCCATGGGCTGTGATGGCTATCATGAATTACATGTCTGGCTTGTTGTCCGATATGATGATACAAAGTGGCACAAGTGTCACTTTGACTCGTAAAATTATGCAG ACCATTGGTTTTGTTGGTCCTGGAGTTTGTCTCATCGGGTTGGCAACAGCAAAGAATCCCTCCGTTGGTGCTGCTTGGCTTACTGTAGCTTTTGGCCTGAAATCTTTCAGTCACTCTGGCTTTCTTGTGAACCTTCAG GAGATTGCACCAAAATATTCTGGCGTTTTACATG GAATTTCAAATACGGCTGCAACATTGGCTGCTATAATTGGAACAGTTGGAGCTGGCTATTTTGTTGAGCTAGTTGGTTCCTTCCCAGGATTTCTGTGGCTTACATCACTTCTGTATTTTCTTTCTGCTCTTTTCTACTACCTCTTCTCAACTGCAGAGAGAGTAAATTTTGATGATCCTG TTAGCTGA
- the LOC130941291 gene encoding uncharacterized protein LOC130941291, whose translation MKAEKGVESVLQHQLSQQESEALSRLQSLPSISPGDSSTFYEHFILRGIRVDRVQPGLVSCSFKVPPRLTDESGKLCNCAIANLVDEVGGAVVHVEGLPMNVSVDMSISFLSTARVDDELEITSKLLGRKGGYSGTIVLLKNKATGELIAEGRHSLFGRHNSKM comes from the exons ATGAAGGCGGAGAAGGGAGTTGAATCGGTGCTGCAGCATCAGCTAAGCCAACAAGAATCAGAAGCCTTATCGCGACTTCAATCTCTTCCTTCAATAAGCCCCGGCGATAGCAGCACCTTCTACGAACACTTCATCCTCCGAGGCATCCGCGTTGACCGAGTACAACCCGGTCTCGTTTCTTGCTCCTTCAAAGTCCCCCCTCGCCTCACT GATGAGTCAGGTAAGTTGTGTAACTGCGCAATCGCGAATCTTGTTGATGAGGTGGGAGGAGCTGTGGTACATGTTGAGGGTCTCCCCATGAATGTTTCAGTAGACATgtccatttcttttctttcaacTGCTCGAGTTGAT GATGAGCTAGAGATTACTTCGAAGCTGTTGGGAAGGAAAGGAGGTTATTCCGGAACGATCGTTCTCCTGAAAAATAAAGCAACTGGAGAGTTGATAGCAGAAGGTCGGCATTCTCTATTTGGTAGGCATAACAGCAAAATGTAA